In one Parageobacillus genomosp. 1 genomic region, the following are encoded:
- the cdaS gene encoding sporulation-specific diadenylate cyclase CdaS, with amino-acid sequence MIQESLPLDQPMKEQILRYLYEITAEAEAIRHSLVTEECCILSRLEALQKLILDVQTTAASFYLQAYLSEYTPHYIDISLAAKHLAERRHGALIIVERNDSLDGLLHHGIPIGAKVSHMLLETIFYPGNPLHDGGTLIRYDEIVSAGNILPLAEHVTTRKKLGTRHRAAIGLTERSDALVIVVSEETGTISFAINGRLYVLRP; translated from the coding sequence ATGATTCAGGAGTCATTACCGCTTGATCAACCGATGAAGGAGCAAATTCTTCGTTATTTATATGAGATCACGGCAGAAGCCGAGGCCATCCGTCACTCGTTAGTAACGGAAGAGTGCTGCATATTGTCGCGGCTAGAAGCGCTGCAAAAACTCATTTTAGATGTCCAAACGACGGCGGCTTCGTTTTATTTGCAAGCATATTTATCTGAATATACACCGCATTATATCGACATATCTCTTGCTGCGAAGCATCTAGCGGAACGCCGTCATGGCGCGCTGATTATCGTTGAGAGGAACGACTCGCTCGATGGTTTATTGCATCACGGCATTCCGATCGGCGCGAAAGTTTCCCATATGCTGCTAGAAACGATTTTTTATCCAGGTAATCCGCTACATGACGGAGGGACGCTCATTCGTTACGACGAAATTGTCTCCGCGGGCAATATTTTACCGCTTGCGGAGCATGTGACGACGAGGAAAAAATTAGGTACCCGTCATCGCGCCGCTATCGGATTAACGGAACGAAGTGATGCGCTTGTCATCGTCGTTTCCGAAGAAACCGGCACCATTTCGTTTGCCATTAACGGACGATTATATGTATTGCGTCCATGA
- a CDS encoding GNAT family N-acetyltransferase, with the protein MMKQKGKEGMIQEIDIEAGEWAEAVLRLQLRSYAVEAQLIGFADLPPLQDTVATLQQCGERFYGYIKQGQLAGAISYERTEKTVHICRLMVDPDFFRQGIASALIEFVCHKERDANEIIVTTGSANIPALRLYERHGFREVEQMKMPEGIFITKLVKRLA; encoded by the coding sequence ATGATGAAACAGAAAGGAAAGGAAGGCATGATTCAGGAAATAGACATAGAGGCAGGCGAATGGGCGGAGGCGGTGCTGCGCCTTCAATTGCGTTCTTACGCTGTCGAGGCGCAGCTGATCGGATTTGCGGACCTTCCGCCATTACAAGATACAGTCGCAACGTTGCAGCAGTGCGGTGAACGGTTTTATGGATATATAAAGCAGGGACAACTGGCAGGAGCGATTTCCTATGAGCGGACAGAAAAGACCGTGCACATTTGCCGCTTGATGGTGGATCCTGACTTTTTTCGACAAGGGATCGCCAGCGCCCTGATCGAGTTTGTTTGTCATAAAGAACGAGATGCGAACGAAATCATCGTTACGACAGGAAGCGCGAATATACCTGCGCTTCGTCTATATGAACGTCACGGTTTCCGCGAAGTCGAACAAATGAAGATGCCAGAAGGGATTTTTATTACGAAACTCGTGAAACGGCTGGCATGA
- a CDS encoding PCYCGC domain-containing protein, with protein MKRTAIMAACLLSFGIIMGACSDDETSKAKHDHSMTYTTNSGDIRETTKSIDHLPTFLSNFEEDMAVLYQQAAKHKDLLEHIPCYCGCGEAAGHKNNYDCFVHETRKDGSVVWDDHATKCGVCLDIAAESIAAYEQGKSIKEIRQMIDEKYKAGYAEPTPTKPL; from the coding sequence ATGAAGCGAACCGCCATCATGGCAGCGTGTCTGCTCTCATTTGGCATCATCATGGGCGCTTGCTCCGATGACGAAACAAGCAAAGCGAAGCATGACCATTCCATGACATATACAACCAATTCCGGGGATATCCGCGAAACGACAAAATCGATCGACCATCTTCCAACCTTTTTAAGCAATTTTGAAGAAGATATGGCTGTTTTGTATCAGCAAGCCGCCAAGCATAAAGACTTGCTCGAGCATATTCCTTGCTACTGCGGCTGCGGCGAAGCGGCCGGACATAAAAATAACTATGATTGTTTCGTTCATGAAACGAGAAAAGACGGCTCTGTCGTTTGGGATGACCATGCAACCAAATGCGGCGTCTGCCTCGATATTGCCGCTGAATCCATCGCCGCCTATGAGCAAGGAAAATCCATCAAGGAAATTCGCCAAATGATCGATGAAAAATATAAAGCAGGCTATGCGGAACCGACTCCGACGAAGCCATTATAA
- a CDS encoding FecCD family ABC transporter permease: MLATNRKRSIGLFILCLLLLTSIWMSIIYGYTDTSWKNAIEAFTNNNGSNVHIIIETVRLPRALIAAAVGASLAMAGALMQALTKNPLASPGIFGINAGAGFFIVLFVTFFQVHSLQIFTWLAFSGAALAAATVFIISAVGKDGATPLKLTLAGTAVAALFASLTQGMLAANEKALEEVLFWLAGSVAGRKLEMLTAVLPYFIVGWAGSLLLAQKVNILMMGDDVAKGLGQRTNAVKVGTALLVVLLAGSSVAVAGPIGFIGIIVPHIARALVGVDHRWVLPYCALIGAILLIAADIGARYILMPREVPVGIVTAFLGVPFFVYIARRGILAK, encoded by the coding sequence ATGTTAGCGACGAACCGGAAGAGATCGATTGGCTTGTTTATATTATGCTTGTTGTTGCTTACAAGCATTTGGATGAGCATCATTTACGGCTATACCGATACAAGTTGGAAAAATGCGATAGAGGCGTTCACGAACAATAACGGTTCGAATGTCCATATCATTATTGAAACAGTCCGTCTGCCGCGGGCGCTGATTGCTGCAGCGGTGGGGGCGAGTTTAGCGATGGCGGGGGCGCTCATGCAGGCGTTGACGAAAAACCCGCTTGCATCGCCAGGAATTTTCGGCATTAATGCGGGTGCTGGCTTTTTTATCGTTCTATTTGTGACCTTTTTCCAAGTACATTCGCTGCAAATATTTACATGGCTCGCTTTTAGCGGTGCTGCACTGGCAGCGGCAACCGTGTTTATCATTAGCGCAGTCGGAAAAGACGGAGCAACCCCGTTGAAATTAACGCTTGCCGGCACGGCGGTCGCCGCCTTATTTGCTTCGTTAACACAAGGAATGTTGGCCGCGAATGAAAAGGCGTTGGAAGAAGTGTTATTTTGGCTGGCCGGTTCGGTAGCGGGACGGAAGCTGGAAATGTTAACAGCAGTTTTGCCATACTTTATCGTTGGCTGGGCTGGATCGCTGCTGCTCGCGCAAAAAGTGAACATTTTAATGATGGGAGATGATGTGGCAAAAGGTTTAGGACAGCGCACGAATGCGGTGAAAGTAGGAACAGCGCTTCTTGTCGTATTGCTTGCCGGCAGTTCGGTCGCCGTTGCCGGACCGATCGGGTTTATCGGCATCATCGTTCCCCATATTGCGCGTGCGCTAGTTGGCGTGGACCATCGCTGGGTATTGCCGTATTGTGCCTTGATTGGAGCGATTTTATTAATTGCGGCCGATATTGGGGCCCGCTATATTTTAATGCCGCGCGAAGTTCCGGTCGGGATTGTGACGGCGTTTCTCGGTGTTCCGTTTTTTGTTTATATTGCCCGTAGGGGGATTTTAGCGAAATGA
- a CDS encoding histidine phosphatase family protein has product MNTNVYLVRHAHSIFTSDERRRPLSERGKQDAKRVAQILNKEKIDVVISSPYARAIETVEEVAMYHQLPVILVDGFKERKLAAQPVADFEAAMDQLWHNEEFAFQGGESNKEAQRRGVKALQDVLDTYSGKNIVIGTHGNIMVLIMNYYDSSYHYAFWQQLSMPDIYRLTFDQTQRLIEVKRLWEE; this is encoded by the coding sequence ATGAACACAAACGTATATTTGGTGAGGCACGCCCACTCGATCTTTACATCCGATGAACGGCGCCGGCCGTTATCGGAGCGGGGAAAACAAGACGCCAAACGCGTCGCGCAAATCTTGAACAAGGAAAAAATCGATGTCGTCATTTCCAGTCCGTATGCGCGGGCGATTGAAACGGTGGAAGAGGTTGCGATGTATCATCAGCTTCCTGTTATTCTTGTAGACGGATTTAAGGAACGGAAGCTTGCGGCCCAGCCAGTGGCCGATTTTGAAGCGGCGATGGATCAGCTTTGGCATAACGAAGAATTTGCTTTTCAGGGAGGAGAGTCGAATAAAGAAGCGCAGCGGCGGGGAGTAAAGGCGCTTCAAGATGTGCTCGATACATATAGCGGAAAAAACATTGTCATTGGCACACATGGCAATATCATGGTATTAATCATGAATTATTACGACTCTTCTTATCATTATGCCTTTTGGCAGCAGTTGTCGATGCCCGATATTTATCGCCTCACGTTTGATCAAACGCAGCGTCTCATTGAAGTAAAACGGTTATGGGAGGAGTAG
- a CDS encoding ABC transporter ATP-binding protein, whose product MNALQAKELTLSYGNTIIIDELDLTIPKGEITVFIGGNGCGKSTLLRALARILKPAGGAVLLEGKEIAKLPTKEVAKKLAILPQSPTAPEGLTVLQLVKQGRYPYQTWLKQWSEEDEKAVRRALEATRMTELAERPVDSLSGGQRQRAWIAMTLAQDTDIILLDEPTTYLDMTHQIEILDLLFELNEKEKRTIVMVLHDLNLACRYAHHIVAIRDKKIYAQGKPEEIISCQLVKDVFQMDCQVTYDPLFGTPLCIPYGKGRCILQKEGVSS is encoded by the coding sequence ATGAACGCCTTACAAGCAAAAGAGCTAACATTATCATATGGAAATACGATCATTATTGATGAGCTGGATTTAACGATTCCAAAAGGAGAAATTACTGTATTTATCGGGGGAAACGGCTGCGGGAAATCGACGTTATTGCGCGCTTTGGCACGGATTTTGAAGCCGGCGGGCGGTGCGGTTTTACTAGAAGGAAAAGAAATTGCGAAATTGCCGACAAAAGAGGTGGCGAAAAAGTTAGCGATTTTGCCGCAGTCGCCAACGGCGCCAGAAGGATTAACCGTGCTGCAGCTTGTTAAACAAGGTCGGTATCCGTATCAAACGTGGCTGAAACAATGGAGCGAAGAAGATGAAAAAGCGGTGCGACGCGCGCTGGAAGCGACGAGAATGACAGAATTAGCGGAGCGTCCGGTCGATTCGCTTTCAGGAGGACAGCGGCAGCGGGCGTGGATTGCGATGACGCTAGCGCAGGATACGGATATTATTTTATTGGACGAACCAACAACCTACTTGGATATGACGCACCAGATTGAAATTCTTGATTTATTGTTTGAGCTAAACGAGAAGGAAAAACGCACGATTGTCATGGTGCTTCACGACTTAAACTTAGCGTGCCGCTACGCTCACCATATTGTGGCGATTCGCGATAAAAAAATATATGCGCAAGGAAAACCAGAAGAAATCATTTCCTGCCAACTGGTGAAAGACGTGTTTCAAATGGATTGTCAAGTGACATATGATCCGTTATTTGGTACACCGCTTTGTATTCCATATGGAAAAGGAAGATGCATTCTACAGAAAGAAGGCGTTTCATCATGA
- a CDS encoding ABC transporter substrate-binding protein → MFKFKLSFLIAAALSLLFILAGCGKNEEAETKTNGNEKQKEASYTVEHAMGTTEIKGTPKRVVILTNEGTEALLALGIKPVGAVKSWTGNPWYDHIKDKMEGVKELGTEAEPSLEAIAALKPDLIIGNKLRHEKIYEQLSKIAPTVFSETLRGNWKDNFMLYAKAVNKEEKGKKVIAEYDKRIEELKTKLDDKLKMKVSIVRFMAGDVRIYHKDSFSGVILDQLGFARPESQNVNDFAETGVTKERIPAMDGDILFYFTYETGDGEANKLEKEWINDPLFKSLNVAKQGKVYKVSDTIWNTAGGVLAAHLMLDDIEKYFLQQQ, encoded by the coding sequence ATGTTCAAATTTAAACTCTCTTTTCTCATCGCCGCTGCTCTCTCTCTTCTTTTCATTCTTGCTGGTTGCGGCAAAAACGAGGAAGCAGAGACAAAAACCAATGGAAATGAAAAACAAAAAGAAGCAAGCTATACCGTTGAACACGCAATGGGCACAACGGAAATAAAAGGAACTCCAAAACGTGTCGTCATTTTAACGAATGAAGGAACGGAAGCATTGCTAGCGCTGGGAATAAAACCGGTCGGCGCGGTCAAATCATGGACTGGCAACCCTTGGTACGATCACATTAAAGATAAAATGGAGGGCGTCAAGGAGCTGGGAACGGAAGCAGAACCAAGCCTAGAAGCAATCGCCGCATTAAAACCGGATTTAATTATCGGCAATAAACTGCGCCATGAAAAAATTTACGAGCAGCTATCCAAAATCGCTCCTACTGTTTTTTCGGAAACGCTGCGCGGCAACTGGAAAGATAACTTTATGCTCTATGCCAAAGCAGTGAATAAAGAAGAAAAAGGAAAAAAAGTCATCGCCGAATATGACAAGCGTATCGAAGAATTAAAAACAAAATTAGACGACAAATTGAAAATGAAAGTATCCATTGTTCGCTTTATGGCCGGCGATGTCCGCATTTATCATAAAGACTCGTTCTCCGGTGTTATTTTAGACCAGCTTGGGTTTGCCCGTCCGGAATCGCAAAATGTCAATGACTTTGCCGAAACGGGTGTAACGAAAGAACGCATCCCAGCGATGGACGGCGATATCCTCTTCTACTTCACCTATGAAACAGGAGACGGAGAAGCAAACAAACTAGAAAAAGAATGGATTAACGACCCGCTCTTTAAAAGCTTAAACGTTGCAAAACAAGGAAAAGTGTACAAAGTGAGCGACACGATTTGGAACACGGCAGGCGGTGTGCTCGCTGCCCATTTAATGCTCGATGATATCGAAAAATATTTCTTGCAACAACAATAA
- a CDS encoding AAC(3) family N-acetyltransferase, producing the protein MRQIIALGGGRFSMEPGNPLLGKKTFLQGAAIMENGRRVWKTFIDVETDEERFVQIGKDFEKTHHVKKGYVGNAECRLMKQRELVDFTFDWLKRNEAR; encoded by the coding sequence ATGAGGCAAATCATCGCGCTTGGGGGCGGCAGATTTTCGATGGAGCCGGGAAATCCGCTGTTAGGCAAGAAAACATTTTTGCAAGGAGCTGCCATAATGGAAAATGGACGGCGGGTGTGGAAGACATTTATCGATGTCGAAACCGATGAAGAGCGTTTTGTGCAAATTGGCAAGGACTTTGAAAAGACACATCATGTAAAAAAAGGCTATGTTGGCAATGCCGAATGCCGCCTTATGAAACAACGGGAGTTGGTCGATTTTACGTTTGACTGGTTAAAAAGGAATGAGGCAAGATGA
- a CDS encoding IucA/IucC family C-terminal-domain containing protein — translation MILSAEERKVLETYRLSTVQTNSPLSIRLDRLFEDSVLIDYVAKVRDRLGAANDAVAASMLIKRYSFLVAMSLYAMSVWNKRLVLSPERIWMETDDHAAMWMPTFRFEKLEAEVCASCRSQWREETVRRLFAKHVFPLIAKLQKTTKISSYILWENIAVYIYWIYETLLNDEALVHIHPRLRDDFRFLVHEANGELFDTSRQNPLNRFWKGNTVVKQRTTCCLYYQTEGGTHCQTCPCIVRERHSKTS, via the coding sequence ATGATTCTTTCCGCGGAGGAAAGAAAGGTATTAGAAACGTATCGGCTTTCAACCGTTCAAACAAACTCGCCGCTCTCGATTCGCTTGGATCGTTTGTTTGAGGATAGCGTGCTCATCGATTATGTAGCGAAAGTGCGTGACAGGCTTGGCGCTGCCAATGACGCTGTCGCGGCATCGATGTTGATCAAGCGATATAGCTTCCTTGTCGCGATGTCGCTTTATGCGATGTCCGTTTGGAATAAACGGCTTGTGTTGTCACCAGAGCGGATTTGGATGGAAACGGACGACCATGCTGCCATGTGGATGCCGACGTTCCGCTTTGAGAAGCTGGAGGCAGAAGTGTGCGCCTCCTGCCGCAGCCAATGGCGGGAAGAGACAGTACGCCGTCTGTTTGCCAAACATGTTTTTCCGCTTATTGCGAAGCTGCAAAAAACAACGAAAATATCTTCCTACATACTATGGGAGAATATCGCTGTTTACATTTATTGGATTTATGAAACGCTGCTGAACGATGAAGCTCTTGTCCATATTCATCCCCGGCTTCGCGATGATTTTCGTTTTCTCGTCCACGAAGCGAACGGGGAGCTATTCGATACGTCGCGGCAAAATCCGTTAAATCGGTTTTGGAAAGGAAATACGGTCGTAAAGCAGCGGACAACATGCTGCCTTTACTACCAAACAGAAGGAGGAACGCACTGCCAGACATGCCCGTGCATCGTCCGTGAGCGTCATTCGAAAACGAGTTGA
- a CDS encoding FecCD family ABC transporter permease: protein MKKYTSLRVGKSISFLVDKKAIIISLILFTVSVAVFLVSAGSGEMYISPLEVAKTLFGNGSDMNEIVIYTFRLPRILVALLAGMSLAVAGAILQGMIRNPLASPDVLGITGGAAAAVVMFLSFFSDKNNSLTISIHWLPFGAFVGATVTALLVYVLAWKNGMAPLRLVLIGVGISALMQACTTLLMITGPIYRASQANVWITGSVYGASWKHVTLLAPWALILLAISFLSARKMNIQELGDELAIGAGASLQKQRFFLLLLSTALTGGAVAFAGGIGFVGLMAPHMARRLVGSSFGALLPASALLGAIFVMAADLAGRMLFAPMEIPAGVFTAAVGAPYFIYLLYKSR from the coding sequence ATGAAGAAGTATACATCGTTGCGAGTCGGGAAATCGATCTCGTTTTTAGTCGATAAAAAAGCGATAATCATTAGTTTGATATTATTCACTGTTAGCGTCGCCGTATTTCTTGTCAGCGCAGGCAGCGGCGAAATGTATATTTCTCCGTTGGAAGTAGCGAAAACGCTGTTCGGAAATGGTTCGGATATGAACGAAATCGTGATTTATACGTTTCGCTTGCCGCGCATTCTTGTCGCATTGTTAGCGGGAATGTCGCTTGCCGTGGCAGGGGCGATTTTGCAAGGGATGATTCGCAATCCGCTCGCCTCGCCAGACGTGCTCGGCATTACAGGCGGGGCCGCGGCGGCGGTCGTCATGTTTTTATCGTTCTTTAGCGACAAAAATAATTCCTTAACCATCAGCATCCATTGGCTGCCGTTCGGCGCGTTTGTCGGTGCGACGGTAACTGCTTTGCTCGTGTATGTGCTGGCTTGGAAAAACGGCATGGCGCCGCTGAGGCTTGTATTAATTGGGGTTGGAATATCGGCGCTCATGCAGGCATGCACGACGTTATTGATGATTACCGGACCGATTTACCGGGCGAGCCAGGCGAACGTCTGGATTACCGGAAGCGTCTACGGCGCTTCATGGAAGCATGTTACACTGCTTGCGCCATGGGCGTTGATTTTATTAGCAATCAGTTTTTTATCAGCGCGGAAGATGAACATTCAGGAATTAGGCGATGAATTGGCTATCGGCGCGGGGGCTTCCTTGCAAAAGCAACGTTTTTTTCTTCTATTATTAAGCACTGCCTTAACCGGAGGAGCGGTCGCTTTCGCAGGAGGCATTGGCTTTGTCGGGTTGATGGCGCCGCATATGGCAAGAAGGCTTGTCGGTTCCTCATTTGGAGCGCTTCTTCCTGCATCCGCGCTATTAGGAGCTATTTTCGTGATGGCCGCTGATCTTGCTGGACGCATGCTGTTTGCGCCTATGGAAATTCCAGCCGGGGTGTTTACAGCGGCAGTTGGGGCACCGTATTTTATTTACTTATTATATAAAAGCCGATAA
- a CDS encoding putative bifunctional diguanylate cyclase/phosphodiesterase, whose amino-acid sequence MTSQYVAFFQHFTEAVAIFNLEGSILYRNSIFQELFPSNEWDRMAFAQVIDPMLEAVKNGESVHPIERTIKISENNVIFVRASFSPIVNEQGEVDAVLCVCRDVTKEKKLKQMLEETQQRLQLIVEHSTDYILIFSNQRELVYIPSLWKKKEMATPPYSYEDIFQFVHPDDLPIIKQKFEELYHTYKAQIAEFRKCDQRGNWIWMEAHGKAIMNEQNELDYVIVTIKNIGERKRYEEKLRQLAYFDSLTGIANRSYFERYIKQLIESQTAFALCYLDFDKFKWINDHFSHQAGDYFLQEAVKRVQSVLRDEDFFARIGGDEFVLLLPNVTKEEMAKLADKLVSAFHQPFYYEKQLIQSTLSMGIAFFPKDSDRIEQVMKYADQALYNVKERGRNGYEFYRPLANRKAVIEQDLPFAIMREQFYLCYQPKIKLGSGAAMGVETLLRWSHPSLGEIPPLEFISLAEESGFIFEITLWVLEHACRQVKEWQAKFPGLKLAVNLSPFLLNRPELIHHVKHILHTTNFAPEHLILEVTETGLMENIETGKHILTELKKIGVQVAIDDFGTGFSSLAYIRNLPVSLLKIDRSFIQGIAENSKDATIVDTIIHLAKSLDIQVLAEGVETYPQVALLEQMHCDFAQGFYFSKSLEAEKLQQWLEEYNRSVCNRDNPF is encoded by the coding sequence ATGACAAGCCAGTATGTTGCTTTTTTTCAACACTTCACCGAAGCGGTAGCCATTTTTAACCTAGAAGGGTCTATTTTATATAGGAATTCAATATTTCAAGAACTGTTTCCCTCCAATGAATGGGACCGAATGGCGTTTGCGCAAGTCATCGATCCAATGTTAGAAGCGGTCAAAAACGGTGAATCCGTCCATCCTATAGAACGGACGATAAAAATATCTGAGAATAATGTTATATTTGTGCGTGCTTCATTTTCCCCCATTGTCAATGAACAAGGGGAAGTCGATGCGGTTTTATGTGTATGCCGCGATGTGACGAAAGAAAAGAAACTCAAACAGATGTTGGAAGAAACGCAGCAACGCCTGCAACTAATTGTAGAACATTCTACCGATTACATTCTCATTTTTTCTAATCAGCGTGAGCTCGTATACATACCTTCTTTATGGAAGAAAAAAGAAATGGCAACCCCTCCTTATTCGTATGAAGATATTTTTCAGTTTGTCCATCCTGATGATTTGCCAATTATTAAGCAAAAGTTCGAGGAGCTATATCATACATACAAGGCGCAAATCGCTGAATTTCGCAAGTGCGACCAGAGAGGAAACTGGATATGGATGGAAGCGCACGGAAAAGCGATTATGAACGAACAAAATGAACTTGATTATGTCATTGTAACGATCAAAAATATTGGCGAACGGAAGCGATACGAAGAAAAACTGCGCCAGCTCGCTTATTTTGATTCATTGACGGGAATTGCGAACCGCAGTTATTTTGAACGATACATAAAGCAGCTGATCGAAAGCCAAACCGCATTTGCCTTATGCTATTTAGACTTTGACAAGTTTAAATGGATCAATGATCATTTTTCCCACCAGGCGGGCGATTACTTTTTGCAAGAAGCGGTAAAGCGCGTGCAAAGCGTGCTCAGAGACGAAGACTTTTTTGCCCGTATTGGCGGGGATGAATTTGTCTTGTTGCTTCCTAATGTGACAAAAGAGGAAATGGCAAAACTTGCTGATAAATTGGTGAGTGCGTTTCATCAGCCGTTTTACTACGAAAAACAACTCATTCAGTCGACGCTGTCAATGGGAATCGCGTTTTTCCCAAAAGACAGTGACCGCATCGAGCAGGTGATGAAATATGCCGATCAAGCACTGTATAACGTCAAAGAGCGGGGAAGAAACGGTTATGAATTTTATCGTCCGCTCGCAAATCGGAAAGCGGTCATTGAACAAGATTTGCCGTTTGCGATTATGCGTGAGCAATTTTATTTATGCTACCAGCCGAAAATCAAGCTTGGCAGCGGTGCGGCAATGGGAGTGGAAACGCTGTTGCGCTGGAGCCATCCGTCGCTTGGCGAAATTCCGCCGCTGGAGTTTATTTCGCTGGCGGAAGAAAGCGGATTTATTTTTGAAATTACATTATGGGTGCTAGAGCATGCGTGCCGGCAAGTAAAAGAATGGCAGGCGAAATTTCCAGGATTGAAGTTAGCCGTTAACTTATCTCCATTTTTGTTAAACCGACCCGAATTGATTCATCATGTCAAGCATATTTTACATACGACAAATTTTGCCCCGGAACATTTAATTTTGGAAGTAACCGAAACTGGCTTAATGGAAAACATTGAAACGGGGAAACATATTTTAACAGAATTAAAAAAGATCGGCGTCCAAGTTGCTATCGACGATTTTGGCACCGGCTTTTCTTCGCTAGCATATATTCGCAACCTGCCGGTGTCATTGCTAAAAATTGACCGCAGCTTTATTCAAGGAATCGCCGAAAACTCGAAAGACGCGACGATTGTCGATACGATTATCCATTTGGCCAAAAGCCTAGACATTCAAGTGTTGGCGGAAGGAGTGGAAACTTATCCGCAAGTAGCGTTGTTAGAGCAAATGCACTGTGATTTTGCGCAAGGGTTTTACTTTAGCAAGTCATTGGAGGCAGAAAAATTGCAACAATGGCTCGAAGAATACAACCGATCAGTATGTAACCGTGACAATCCCTTCTAA
- a CDS encoding DUF5634 family protein, producing the protein MEFAPRSVIINEFIDTLQPLMDVYQLDQVGIFEEEGEGNKYYIGYTINKDDDMIVLHMPFVKNERGELALEKQEWTIRKDGREQKGYQFLQEAMDEITDRR; encoded by the coding sequence ATGGAATTTGCGCCAAGAAGCGTGATTATCAACGAGTTTATTGACACGTTGCAGCCGTTGATGGATGTTTATCAGTTGGACCAAGTTGGTATTTTCGAAGAAGAAGGAGAAGGGAACAAGTATTACATCGGCTATACGATCAACAAAGATGATGACATGATTGTCCTTCATATGCCATTTGTCAAAAATGAACGCGGTGAGCTGGCATTGGAAAAACAAGAATGGACGATACGAAAAGATGGGCGGGAACAAAAAGGATATCAATTTCTGCAAGAAGCGATGGACGAAATTACTGATAGACGATAA
- a CDS encoding exonuclease domain-containing protein, with protein MSERHRFWQRALRLLSLEIPREASSAFLDGEHSLQQEMWLRSLRKEKRQQIDMNTPLEEVSFMIIDMETTGFSPQQGDEILAMAAAKTISGIVKETYFTFVCPEKAIPPHISALTGIQTKDVLHAPRLDEALRSFLSFIHGGVMIGYHIGHDLSFLRHFLWMYYRTKWTVRFFDMQPIVEMILRCSCPTLDEALRYYGIPCEKRHTADGDVEAMAKLWKVLFEELKQRNIETLHDLYAALSIR; from the coding sequence GTGAGTGAGCGGCATCGTTTTTGGCAGCGGGCGCTTCGCTTGCTGTCGCTAGAAATACCGCGCGAAGCATCGTCAGCCTTCCTGGACGGGGAGCATTCGCTGCAGCAGGAAATGTGGCTGCGGTCGCTGCGGAAAGAAAAACGGCAGCAAATCGATATGAACACTCCTTTAGAAGAAGTGTCCTTTATGATTATTGACATGGAAACGACAGGATTTTCTCCGCAGCAGGGCGACGAAATTTTGGCGATGGCGGCGGCAAAAACAATAAGCGGAATCGTAAAAGAGACATATTTTACGTTCGTTTGTCCGGAAAAAGCCATTCCGCCGCACATTTCGGCGCTGACGGGAATTCAAACGAAAGACGTATTGCATGCCCCGCGCCTAGACGAGGCGCTCCGTTCGTTTTTATCGTTTATTCATGGCGGAGTAATGATCGGTTATCACATTGGCCATGATTTATCGTTTCTCCGCCACTTTCTTTGGATGTATTACCGGACGAAATGGACCGTACGCTTTTTCGATATGCAACCGATAGTGGAAATGATTTTGCGCTGTTCGTGCCCTACGCTCGATGAGGCGCTGCGATATTATGGAATCCCCTGCGAAAAACGGCATACGGCTGACGGTGATGTCGAGGCGATGGCAAAGCTATGGAAGGTGTTATTCGAGGAATTAAAGCAACGCAACATCGAAACATTGCATGATTTGTACGCGGCGTTAAGTATACGGTAA